In Notamacropus eugenii isolate mMacEug1 chromosome 1, mMacEug1.pri_v2, whole genome shotgun sequence, one genomic interval encodes:
- the C1D gene encoding nuclear nucleic acid-binding protein C1D, which translates to MAEEDTSGEDYPTEIHDYLSTFENSLHSVDEMLKTMMSVSRNELLQKLDPLEQAKLDLVSAYTLNSMFWVYLATQGVNPKEHPVKQEIDRIRIYMNRVKEISDKKMAAKLDKGAASRFVRNALWEAKPEKGSKSSNKGKRKK; encoded by the exons ATGGCAGAAGAAGATACTAGTGGAGAAGACTATCCAACAGAAATTCATGACTATCTGTCAACATTTGAGAATTCCCTTCATTCCGTGGATGAAATGCTAAAGACTATGATGTCAGTTTCTAGAAATGAGTTATTACAAAag ttggaCCCGCTTGAACAGGCCAAGTTGGATTTAGTTTCTGCTTATACATTGAATTCAATGTTTTGGG TTTACTTGGCCACTCAAGGAGTTAATCCCAAGGAACATCCAGTAAAGCAAGAAATA gatagaataagaatttatatgaaCAGAGTCAAAGAAATTTCAGACAAGAAAATGGCTGCCAAACTGGATAAAGGAGCTGCTTCAAGATTTGTAAGAAATGCGCTTTGGGAAGCCAAACCAGAAAAAGGATCAAAGTCctcaaataaaggaaaaagaaaaaagtga